TGTGTGATAGTAGATACTGTGTGCCTTGCGATTCGATTCTGGTATCCAAGAGTGACGATAAGCTATGGGCCCTAGACAAGGGGTAGCGTGCCCTTCCAAAGAACAAAAAAATAACAACAACCAAAAGACAGCGAGTAGTGGGCTCTTCGACGAGAAGATGACAACAGTCTAAACAGAGATTtgcggcccctcccccccaaaaaCACCAACAAAACACCGCGGCCACCCGGCAAACGCAGGTATACCCTTCTCTTCGCAAATGAAGCCCCATTGAGAGAACCTGCCCATGTTCCGTGTCCCAGgaacgccccccccctccatgtCACCGTTCTCGCGCCATGCCGTGACCACCATCATCCAAGCCCCGAGGCctgggcggggaggggcccGCGCCTCACTTGGGTGCCGGATAGACGCCGCGGTTGACCCCGTTCACCAACCTTAGGCCTGGTGCTGCGTCTAGCTTCATTGAGGCTCGGTTGTCCCCCCAAACCGGCATTTCCATCATCTCCGCAGAGTGTGCCGATGAGTCCGTCTCCCACCGCATCGGTTCCCTCCGGCCGTGGACTTGGTTGATGACGTCTTCCTCGTTATGAGTCGTGCGCGGGTCGATCCCCATCATGTCGTCTCCACCAGCCATGTCGTCGTGAGGTCCCCCCGTTCGCTTCTTCGCCGAGACCTTGCGTCGCCTGCGGACATCCATATCTCGGTAGCTTTCCATGTAGAGatgctcctcgagcttcaaGTCGTTGACCACCTTGACCTCAATGTCGCTCGAGTTGAGGCGCATGTTACGCGAGCCGCCCATCTCGACAAACAACTCGAGAAGGGTTTGATATCTGTCGCGCTCCATTCGCTTCCAGGCCTCGCGCAAAATCTCCTCCTGTCAAGTGTGAAATTTGATTAGCGTCCGGTCAAGATTCGCCTCTTACTGGGGGCTCCTGGGACAACTTACGTCTCTTGGCAGCCACTCGATGTACTTGGACCGAGCGCGCTTAAACTTCATTTGGAGCATCTCCTTGCCGTGGCTCTTGTTAAAGCGCTTGGTGAAGTCCTCTTGGATGCTGTCCCACATGTCCTGGCCTCGCTGATGGCGGTGACGCCAGCGAGATTCAAAGATACACCGCTCTTCTTCTGGGCAGGTGTTCTTCAGGCGAGGGGGCACTTCCTCTCCGTTGCAGTTCTTGTGCTCTTCGGATGGATCCGCCTGTTGGCTGTTCCGAGGAGTCCCCGACTGGCGCTTGGAGGATCGTGCCTT
This region of Purpureocillium takamizusanense chromosome 9, complete sequence genomic DNA includes:
- a CDS encoding uncharacterized protein (EggNog:ENOG503P5UU), which codes for MVEQQQYISPALPHSDALSEAPNLTDGARSSSTSSYYSPVSSFNIPPPCDANLLTPISTAGSPPLHQLRKLMGHYPPPPASPQTQEPTPPGSSKMYHQWNNQFDMNGQPSSTSSPMATPAHVAPESFYIADERRTPGPPEPYMGMFGVSDSAADPGHISNTGPPYYIDVSQMGNQNPMMVRDNPPMPVDPHHRDIGRPIPPTSHLLSHPHPHLRHARRPSTDNPILRGRMPEPHRSPSGSPRRRAVAGNSRVKKARSSKRQSGTPRNSQQADPSEEHKNCNGEEVPPRLKNTCPEEERCIFESRWRHRHQRGQDMWDSIQEDFTKRFNKSHGKEMLQMKFKRARSKYIEWLPRDEEILREAWKRMERDRYQTLLELFVEMGGSRNMRLNSSDIEVKVVNDLKLEEHLYMESYRDMDVRRRRKVSAKKRTGGPHDDMAGGDDMMGIDPRTTHNEEDVINQVHGRREPMRWETDSSAHSAEMMEMPVWGDNRASMKLDAAPGLRLVNGVNRGVYPAPK